In the Limanda limanda chromosome 15, fLimLim1.1, whole genome shotgun sequence genome, GCGGTGGGCGGAGCCATAGACAAACAGAGTCTGGTCATGTGACAGTAAAACCAGTGTAAACTTAGCAACTGGTGTGGAGGAGCGTCGCTGGGGAGCAACACCGTCAGTAACACAACAAGTGTGTGAGTGGAGAGGCAGTAACAGAGCCATGAAGGAACAGGAATCTAGAGGCAGTGTTTTTACATCCTGAAATATTCAGGAGCTGGAATCAATTCACTTTCCATTCTGGATCAATtagagtttttttttgtctccaaaAGCAACGACACATCATTCCCACTCTATCAGAACCTCATGagaaatattctttaaaaaacaaagacataatTAAACCGTGTGCGGTATTTTTCTAGGGTTTAAATTAAAGTTACAAGACATATTTCAAGTACGACAGATATGACGGAATGTCAGAGTCCCAGAATCACAACACATGGAGACGTCACAACTATGCGTGCTGCCaacatatttaattttaaaataactaaataagacTTACCTGGATGCATTTAAAACCTAGtatgtgacatttaaaaatgttttcaaaggCTTAAAATCCAGATTACTGATTTTTAAAACCCAGAGGAAACCCTGATTCAACTAGGATCACAATAAGTGctgatgttttaattttaaattgacGGTGGGAGAAATACTTTACACTCCTcagtttatttctatatttcttaattcctattttattttacttaactTTCATTAACTACAAACATCTACTCAACCTCTGCTATAAGAAATCTCCCTTATCGATATCTATACTGGACTTTCTTCATGGCTATTAATCTCTAAAGATtcacaggattttttttattaaccgTTGCTATAGAACATGTGAATTAAGTGATATCCTGGAGTAAGAAACGACAGTTAAAGCCTAAAGCTTTCCATAAAGTAGCAGCTGTGCATTCCACTCACATGCCCTGTTTCAAGAAGACGCTATCACGGCCCAACCTGACCAACCCTTCTGTTTATCCATGGCTCCGGTTCTAGAAACAGGGTTTGGGTTACGGGTCGTCGGAGCTACGGGTTTAAGGGGTTCGGACACCGAGGATTTCAAGGGGTAAAGGTTTTAAGGGAAAGGACTAAAGGGGTTACAATACTAAGGGGTTTCAGGAGTCTGGATGATGACGTGTTGAAGTTGGGAAGATGACAGTCAAGGTTTTACAGTGATGAGAGATTTACCGAGATATAGGATTTGAGAGATTCATGGGTGAAGAGCACAAGGTTAGTATGAGTCTTATGGGCGGGTAATGTTAGGATATGACCTTGGCCTCAGTCACTATAGCAGGGTCTTCTATGTCAGCTTTACTCTGAACCATCCTCAGCTCCAGCTGGGGCGGACTGGGCTTCCGACCAGGACCGGCTAgctctgagggagagaggggcgggtgggggggcggACAAAGATGAATGAAGATAAAcgttaattttaaataaagacaatttTGATTATAGCTCCTGTTGATCTTCTTTGGTCTCTAGTGTGAAAACAGAATTAATTTGACATATTGCAAAGTCAAAAGCTTCTAGTCCCACATTTCTTACCGTGAGCATAAGATATGGTCCTCTGGATAACATGGTGCATCACTGAAAACGTCTTCTCACAGGCCatctgagacagagacaggtaaAAGAGAACGACTCGGTTTATACGTGTGTCCGTGTCTTCAGGACTCTCTGGGTCGTTGTGTGTTCGTGCATGCGTTTGTACCTTGAGGTCATTAGGATAGTGGTGTGTCCACGCTAGCAGCATTGCCGCAAACAAATCTCCGGTTCCTACGAAAACGGCGTCCACTTTGGGAACTTCTATTCGAACTCTCTGCGTTGTCTTGCTGCCGTCTGGACGAACTGATGCAGCAGAGCATTAAGGTTAATTTATAAACAAAcggaatcaatgtcaaatgcTGTATTTCTAGAGACGTCTCAAAAacagtacagacacacacatcacactcttAAGACGTCACCTACCCTTACGCTGGCTGCCAAGCGACACCAGGAAGCGGTCTCCCAACCTGGAAGGCAGATCAGACGAGGTGATGACCACCGTGTCCGGGCCCATAGCATGAAGAAGGTCCATGACCTGCACACAGTCAGTGAgggagtgtgtttgttgtcagcAGGGAAAGAACAATGCAAGACCACATAATACTAGAACAGCTCAGAACACAGAAAAGATgcaagaaaggaaagaagaattAGCTCAAACTGGTTCATTACCTCCACAGCATCTTTCTCTGTGCTGATGTTTTTCCCCGTCAGTAATCTACAACAACAAAGACATGGCCttaattgaaaattaaaaaaaatactataataatatggagtaaaaaaaatacaagagtCTGAGACTAATTCAAGACGAGATTGAAAATGTTTATGGTTTAAAGTTGTTCTGGTTGAGAAGGCAGAGGGAGACACCACTAGGTGGAGCTACTTGACAGTGAAGGTGGACTCGAGTTGAGCAGAGACGTCTGATAAACTGTGTTTAATGGAACTGGTCATGTTTTTAACACGTCAGTTCATAACTTATATTTGCCTGTTTCTCTGAGGTGATCAATGACATGTATTTAAACACTAAACATCAGATCCAGGCATTCAAATAATTTACAGGAGACACTGACATCAAACTCTGTCACGCTGCTCATTTAACCAGGAcagtttaaaaagacaaacatctcTGAGGTcctcaaaactttattttacatgATAATTAAGATTTTATTTGTAGTATTATACTTAATTGTTTCTATTGAGAGTTATTCAAAGACAATTTAAAGTTCCTATACATTTAAATTAGGAACCTGCATAgttataaaacaactttattcatTAATTGAAATACTCAAGTTTGATGTCACTAATATATTGTTTCCACTTCACCAAGTATGACGGAAATCTATTTAATTCcatcttaaatgaaaagttTTCTTGTGATGCTACATTTCCATTTGATGCCACTGTGCAGCCACAGAACACAAAGTGTCTTGGTCTTTTTAATCAGGCATCAGACAGCTTCTCTATGAGATCATTTTCTAAAGTATGGATTTAAATGGAGTAATTAAGGGATTAAAACAAGTAAATAAGGTGAAAGTGAAGGAGATGAGATGGATTAGAGAGAAGCTGAGGTGCATTTTCTCTTTAATCTACCCCAAGTTTCTGCAGCCACAAAATGGAAGCATTAGATAACAAGATGAGAGGCATTACATAAAGATGGTTTGTGCTAATACTCTGCTACTCACACAGTTACACAATCAATGAGGTGAAGGTAATTTAAAGAAGAAGCCATTTGATTTCAAAGTTGCGGATAtgaaacagtaaataaaaagacTTGACTAGACACTCACTCTGCCTCAAACTGGTTGGGGGTAATAATGTCGGCGACAGGAACCACCTTGTTCTTATAGACTGGATACAGATTCTGGGGAACGTACTGTGGATGGAGACACACGTGTTAGAGTCACGTCACGTAATGGAAACACAGAAATTAAGCTCGTGGGAAGAACTTCACGCTCGGCTAACTCTGAGCTTTTGATCTTTGTTTTCACGGTTTGGAAATTATGAGCGCTAACCGACAGAATATGATCTTAATCCCTGAAAATGAACATATGCACAATGTAATATAGATATACAcacgacacaacacacactcactgatttGCTGAGAAAACCCTTGTAACACACCcccacatgacacacacatatacactttatccctcccacacacattaaagagacaaaaaacctctaatgacaacacacaaaaacaaacatactgCACATACAGTACTAAGAGCATGAAGCTGCTGGGAACCTCACCATAGATCCGTGATCACCGAGGACGGGGTCACatactgaaaaaacaacaacacatccaGAGTCAGTTCACAGATGTGTACAGCTGCACAAACATTCTCACTAAATACCACATGACAAGGACACTGCAGTGACATGAGTCAAACAGgtcttttaaaaaagagaaacgtAAAAGACCTGCTACCCGACACGGAACAGCTGATTAGGTGAATAACAGCTGAGCAGCTAGAGGCTAAAGAGTCAGAAGTGTGTGTATCAGGAGTATGTATCAGGTGTGTGTATCAGGAGTGTGTATCGGCACAACATCCAAACCTGCATCTACAGGAAACTGTGTGAACGTTGAATCCTTCAATACCTAAAAAAACTTTCACTGCACTGACTAAAGAAACTCTGCACTTAGTTGTAAACAACTTTGTTATCTACTGGTAACAGCATTTAATGCAGTAAAAGGCTGAGTGAAGCttgaatgtgttaaaaactgGATATAACCCAACTTTGAGACTGTGAGGTCCTGACTGGAGGAGCAGCCACATTACGTCTCCACTGATGCAACAGAAACTGCACATTTCCCAAACTGCATTAATTAACCTTTAGGGGAAAAAGACGAGCCCGAGGCGGATTCCAGGCCACAGGAATAAACAATTAATTTCTCATGTGTATGAATACAGTGCACCGCCGACCtcggagctgcagctctgctcccatCAAGAGCTTCAGTGAGACGACTGGAATGTGAACTTTGTGTCGCAGGAACTAGAAAAATTATAATTCTGCTCCAATGATATTTGTATGCTTTTCTGATAGCGTTCTCTTGCCATTGCCTCCACTGAAAACAAACTCTGGAGTAAATACATGGAATATAATCAcgttaaataaattaaataatacacattcaacacacagacacacaatgactgcacagtatttaaatgtattcagcCTTTTCACTGTTTATGTGTCTTATTATGTCTTTATACTGTTTTTTGCAACTACAAAGCTTCTCTAATTATGTTTTTCACTCAGTTCTGCTTAGATAACTGTTGTGAAAGTGAAACCTCTTGAGTTCAGAACTCACCGTACACCAGGTTGGGGTTGGCTCGCTTTAACTCCTGTACAatgtccaccaccatctccaagAAGGACGTGTCTCTGGTGTaccctgaacacaacacacagcaactggtcaaaacaaattaacaaaagaCTGGGTGTAACAAAAGAAGTGTGATCAATTGGAAGTGGATATTCACCTGTTAAAACGTAGTCATAGTGGTGCACGTTGTTCAGCTTGATTCCCTCATAAAGAACATGAAGCTCATCTGCCGTCAACACCTGACCTTTCCAATGAGAATaacctgcagagaggagggggaggagaggagagagatattGTGTTTGAAAAGTGCTGACTCTCAACTTTCACAATCCTTCTATTGTACTggcacaaggacacacacacatgcacacacacaaagaaagtcCATTATTCTCAGATACTTTTCCAGAATTGATTTTTTGATGCCGACCAGCAGAACTCGGAGCATTTTGTTACGTCCATGTGACGTCTGACTCTAACTGGGCAGAGTGAAATTCAATgaggtacagacacacacacacacagacacacacagagcagagactGGACGTGCAGCTTCTGGTCAGGACACATACCGTTCTCCTGATGCGCACACACCTACACTGTgcgtgagtgggtgtgttgacattgcgtgtgtgtgtgtttgtacatcgggtgtatgtgtgcgtttggTACTGCATGTACTGATATGGATGTATATGGATGTGACGTGAAAGCCAATGTGAGCGTGCGTTGGTGCACGTCTGTCTGCGTATGACACGTTTGCTGCAGGCCGATGATGTCGCAGCTCCAGGTGAGTCACAGCCAGGTCacgtggtggtgggggggttctgGTTGCTAAGCAACTAGCTGGGAGAAAGCCAAAGGGGCTATGAGATGAGCagtcgggtgtgtgtgtgtgtgtgtgtgtgtgtgtgtgtgtgtgtgtgtgtgcgtgtgtgaggcaGGCCTACAGATAAGAGCTGCTTCTGTCGTCATCATTTGCTGCTGTCGCAATTCTCAGCGCCTGCTCCTGTTTACTGCTGCATCCCGtcgctcttcttcctctccttccctccctccatccttctctccatcatcaactgtctgtctctctcattcatttatatcctgtctctctctctctattctccaTATATGTGCTTCTTGccagcctccctctctcacatATGTCAAACCAAAATTGCAAACTCTCCTCTGAGAAATGCCAAATGTTAATTATCCTTAATCCAGGTCCAAGATCTGATTAAACTGCAGCACCAACACAGTCTCATGCATTTCTAGGTTAAGGTCACTCGGACAAACACAATTTACTCCACTGATCCTCTTGTCCTCAGGAGACAAGAAtaacagggaggaggaaacCAGTGATTCTCACGTGTTCTCTGGTTTCGTCCTTGACTAAAGCTTCATAGATTTTACTGGGAGCTGATGGGAATCAAGTCTCAGTTCTGGTGAGACATTTCTGCCACAACATAATTAAATAACATCTGGCAACAACAGGACAGAACAGATGTGAGGAGATAATACAATTTTATGTTTTAGCTCCTTTTGGAACATGTGGATCTTTTAATCAAAGAAGTCTTGTATAGTATGACATCATCTTTCCAGTAATAATAGAAATTTACTAAAGAACCACCTTCAGCAGCTTCAAACGTAGATTTGAAATGAAagtatttcagtattttttcaCTCGcccacacagcaacacaacactcaTCCTCATCTCCGCTCACAATTATCCTGATTCTCCATCAGACGTTAGAGGCAATTAGAGAGAATAGGTGATGATGACTTGCTTTCTCAAactataaaaaaatgaaaaactacacAGAAAAGGTGCCTGGAAACAGTTTCTGCCTttttctacttcaaatccaagTTACAGAACAGACAATCAGCAGTCTTTCAAGTTCagagcattttaattttgtcagTATTCTTCTTCGTTGGGGAAGTGGCTGCAGCATATGTATAAAAACAGCTCATGAAGACGGATTCTAACAATGGTCTGATCCTGTGAGGATTCGTGAGTCTCTGGATTGTGTTTGTATTCACGGTGAAGCAACAAGCAACAGCTGAGCGGAcgtgtttgttttcacagcacTCAGTCCATTCAGTCTTcaagtttagtgtgtgtgtgaattacaTTCAGCAGAGAATTACTCGTTCATGGTGCCGGCAAATTAcagatcagaaaacacaacaagtaAATGTGATGAGGATGATGCAGAAACACTGAGCCAGTAACAAGATGAGACAAAAATCCTTTTCAGAAATCTGATTATGGCAGCCACAAGTATCAGAGTTTAATTACTGATTTTGATAACTgcaatataaagtaaataatgtAGCTATTCagattatttaatataaaacattcatTATACATTTCCACCACTATTCATTATCTTTATTAAAGCATTACAATACCTTAATTAGGTTGATACATACATACTCTTCAAGTACTCATCAAATATATCTGTTCATTAACTTATTTCTTATAGATTTAATTGTACCACTGTTTCTTACCACATGATGTTAAAAACAGGAGCATCAgtgactgagacacacacacagacacacacagagagaaataaagtaTGAATGGAGCGAGTGGCCAACAGCTGCCTCTGTGTTTAAAGCTGCTCCGGTGTCAGACAATAAAGCTGCTGACCTCCTCAAAATGGGACTCACTGCTCTGTTCACTCGTCAGCCTCTCTAACGCTCCGTAACACCTCATCACGACACCAGAGGCCCTgactcatacacacacccacacacacactaaatacaACACACTCTCACCCCGACAGGAAACACGAAAGTCTTACCCGTGTGGTTGGAGAACTGGACAGAGTTAATGGAGTCCACCTCAAACCCTAAAacctggagacagggagagaggaggcagatgtCAGGAGCAACGACAACAGCTCTAATGCATTTAATTACAGTCGTATAGTtcacactcctacacacacaaacacacacacacacacacacagtatgcaAAGTGCACCTACAGCCCAAACGAAAAGTATAATAACTTTTAATGATAATTAcagtattaaaatattaatatcaacaAGAAAATGACAAGTCTAAGCTTCAGTGTGAGGACGTTAAAGTCTAAATTAAAATGGCTGTGTAAAAGCCCTTTTAACACATAGTGCCCAAAATGGAGAAGTAATTGGACACTTGGGTTTTTTATGGGCAGCTGTTGGTCTTCGTGACTTATTTTTGTGCCTATTCATAGTATATTTGTgtgtcattttgtgtcttttttttgtttttgcattacCCTGAAGGTCAAGTTTGTCTATTATTTGTAGTTGCGGTTGTTTTGCATCCTTTGACAgtcattttgtttctttgtgttcattttacatctgttttttttataattttgcatctctttttagttgtttttgtctcttaaTTGTAGTTTTGCAGCTCTTgacagtcattttgcatctTGTTTCAGCTATTTCTTGTCTCTCTctagttgttttgtgtcttcatTGAGCTCTACGACTTTCAATAAactaattagggcccgagcaccgaaacGGTGAAATTGAAAgaattattcttattcttatcaTTATTACGACCTCATTTTGAAGGCTTaaacatgctcaaaaatgttttaatttgaacatGTTCTTCatactaaaaacaaaacaacgtcCTCTCAGTTTAACTTGAGCTGAAATCTGCTGCACAGAGTTGCAGACCAGTTATCtcctggtgagagagagagagagacacatgactCATCCACATGCACAGCCAATTGTTATCTgaattactttatttaattgGACTgaagcaggagggagggggggttgaatgagtccTTTTGTTCTCTTCAATTGACTGTAACTTTGAGATACACGACTCTGCTTCAGTGGGGACAGGCAGCGACACCCCCGGAATAAAGGAGCGTAGATACTAACTCCGACCTTGGAGCGACTCGTCAACGCTCCTGCTAATGAAAATAATCTCATTAGCAATCTCCGTATTTGTATCAGCAACGTGAGGGAAACAGGACATGACATAATGAGTCGGTAGTTTAGGGAATACACTCCTGGAGGAAGAGTATGCAAGATGAATGCATGTGGTGCTGCAGATAGTTCCAGTAAGTTATTAATGAGATATTGGTCTTTAAAGTTTGATTCAAGCTTATGAAAACATATCCATATACATGGCTGTTACAGAagcttgaattaaaaaaagacagtcGACAGTTTTAGCAGCAGGACCCAAGAACATAAGCCGTCTGTTACAAGATGTTCTTCTGGCTGAACAGGAAGAAAATTGACTGTGGATGTAAAAGCGTGTTTCTGATGTTCATGGGGCTAAGAATATGTTATTTAGGTCACATCCTTGATCACTGTTCATaagcctcagtgtgtgtttacaaagctGCTGAATGAAACGCTTCCACTCAGGCATCTTCAGACGCTGAAGAGAGGATTTTGTATATCTTTTTAAAAGGAACACATTTGGCTTTTCTGAAAAAGACTTTGGTAAATTGAGGGGAAATGAGGAAACCCCTCCTGCGACAGACGAGTTTCTTTAATTAGCATGTGTGACAACACATGCTGATCAGATCTGAGTCAACACAAACACTATATTTACTGAGTCCTTCTGTACCTTCACATTTAATTTGCACCTTATTTAACTGAATGTCAGTGCTGCTCAGACCAAACATATCACTTGCTGCTCTGCTTGAAACTGTTTGAGACTATTAACATGTTCACAATGATTATATCAGACTATAAATGAAGAtcgacgacatgacggctcccaaaagtgaagccaaatcatctggaaCTCTCCCGGGGGGCTGACTGCAGAATCGGGCATAAACCCCATATCCTCCATGTTCGTGGACGGGAGATGAATTAAAATCAAAGTGCTCATTAAGGTGGATTTTACTTATATGATGCTATACAAACAGTGCGAAacatgattggcagctgagacaGACTCGTGATTGGTTATTGTGTAGAATCTGGGTCTGAATAATGTCATCAGCGCAAGATGGCAACGTTGGTACCTGGGATAGTTTGGcctcatttctggacagtgggaggaagtggagacatgttgtccatATGCAAATGTTTAGCACTTTAAATGTTGACCAACATCTTAGCTTGAGTGTCCATGCTAACATTGACAACACATGACATACAGCTGAAGAATGAGAGTTGAGATATATAGATCTGAAGCAGAATTAGAACGGACCCTCCTGCTAACAGCGCTAAATAATCTGCAGCTCTTCATCTGACGAAGACAAAAATAAAGCTGGAATCATTccattaaagaaaaagaagccCATTTAACAAGGTGCCTGAAGGCAGCGCTCACGGTTAAATTTAGTTTCTATGTGAAAGCTGAATCTTTTCAGTCTGGCTCCGAGGCCGCCTGTCTCCATCTTCAGTGGCGTCATTAGGAGGAATCCTggagcagccaatcacagccctgcTTCTTTACAGCGCCGTCTCCATGCCGCCTGACAGGCCTGAGATCCTCCGTcctgacagcagagagagagagagggatgccCTGCACGCTcgctgacatcatcatcattttatcCCTGATCTCCCGCACCGGCTGATTCATGGttgttactttgaaaaatgaGAGCAGCTCCCACACGTACCCGTAGGCTTTCTGTTCAGGAGTCAATATTTCAACCCATTACACTAAACTGTGTCTCTCACTTGATCTGACATGAACATACACGTGTGTTTACGTCATTATTCaataggggtgcaacgattagtcgacgtcgtcgacaaaaatcgatgaccaaaatagtcgccgacgaatttactagtcgatgaattgttggtgacgtcatagcgcgtgtttctcgtgccgcgcagcggaactaaacggcgttttaccggaggtgctgatggaagtagctgaggagtgagccatctcgctcccttcctatctctgaaagtagcgcatgtgcaatagcgacaaaacatggaccaatgtcggcgtccgctgccgcgcgcagtcgcgcatcaggaagtaaaaagttcgggagaactccactcttaacagcccgaaaaaaactacctgcagtatttgttgcggcggacctgctctccatggcagcaggacacgcgcatgtgaggaggaggcacatgtgacttcgtaacggcgacgatgcggactcgcctctgtcagatgttatatatacacgtatatacctgcgcgcaggattctagcatccattacaaaaatatggtttaaacttttttttaacgagtttaaaagcgaaatattatcctattgcctgacaaacgtcttgttttaatcaaaatgatttagtctgaagactgtagtttcgtttgttgatgtttttattaatgttattttccctgtccttttttgttaacacgaaaaatggatacttgaattttaatttatttttagtaccagcacttggcctgttcttggttcacagtaaaaagggaaacttaaatttaaattaatattttttattagcactttgcctgtccttggttttaaatggacaaaaacttgatttttctttgcttttgtgccaacagtacccttatatgcagcaaagtttattaaaagacatttttgttaatgaagtatcaatctttattgtctttattttcagtcatcacatgccttgaacaacctcaagctaaatttaaaagctgcttgctaaataatagcaattgagaatttgtgtcattcataatccgattagtcgattaatcgtttcaataatcggtgactaatcgactatcagaatagtcgttagttgcagccctattaTTCAACATCTTGTTCGTCTTCAGCTGAAAATAATTTATCTGCAGCTaatttgataaaatatttattattattattattattattattatcactgaaAAAGTGAAGGAACAATAGCAAATGATCTATCAAAAACAACTACCTGAACATGTGTATGATATTTATAAAACTGATTTCTCCAATGCTTCTCAATTAGATGTTTTATCCATTGACTCCTGTCAACTAAACTTTAACTAACTTAATTaagtaaaatattattataagcACAGTGTAAACCTGCTTTACAAAGTTGCTTCATAAATAAAGCTATAATCTTGTTCTCACCATGATAATTATTATGATCTATCATTATAACCGTAAATGTTTACCCCAGAGATCAATTAAGATCCACTTATTAAAATCCATATTGCTAATAACACATTTTGGAATCTCTACTGTGCTGCATTTGTAAACATTGTTTTTACAGGAGCCTTTAGTACAAACAGACCTTAGTCATCAGTAGTATAGTTGAACATTAGCGGCTGAATCTTGAGTGACATGCATCAAAGCCCAGCAGCCATTAGGACGACCGCAAAATACATCCAGGCCGCTGCCAGCTAAAAATAGACTCAGCACTTCTCACAAGTCTTTCAGGATGACGGGACAGGTTCTGtagcatctctctctctatagcTTCGGCATCAATACTCAGTGCCACACGCAGCTGCTCCAGGAAAATATTAAACTGCAACAATCACCAGCTTTGTCGTTCAGCAATTACAGCCCCGAACCAATCACTGGTATCATCCCACGGTCGACATTAGGGATCATAAAAGGGAAATGATGATCTCATTCACGGCCAGAAGGAGCCGATAACCTGTGTGGCCCTTCACACGATATCAATTCGCCGTCTTGTTCTGGATGCACCTGCGCCTTTTTGGCTCTGGAGGCTCCCATCAAGCACTCTGTAAACTGAACCTTTAGGTAAGAGCTTCATTACGACTGTTGATAGAGGTAATGACTCAACGCCAAAGTCATTTGTTCCTATTATTAAACTAAAGAGCAAGACACATGTTGAGCCACTCAGAAGCTGTGCTCAACAGTTCTTCATCGGCAAGTGCTTCACAGTCCAGGTTAATAGACTGATGAACTGCAGCCCTCCCTTTCCTCCAGGGGCGGGAGTCTGTTAATGTttattaccaaaataaaaacaagaaataaaacaagaaaataccTCCGTTGAGGCCAGACAGTCCCTTTTCACAAAGAACCATTAGTTATTCTATGAGAGAAAAACTCTCTATCTAACAATGTTTGAgaaagttacaaaataaatcctggatctgctccttaATTGTATGAATTATTCCCATTTGCAACCTTCCTTATCAGTTTGGTcgttttttgcgtaatcctgcaaactaacagacaaaaaaagaacCTCCTCTGCAGGgggaatgaaaaacaaactgaaaaccatTTTCCAACTGTGCTGAACAACCTGAGCGACCGGTCGGTTTAACATTTAACAGTCAAGTTAACCAATAACACAATGTAAAGTATCAGTACATGATTCATTGGTCACGTTCTAGCTCACCGATGGACCATGGGAACTAAGCAGTGGTTTACAGCTTTAAGTGTCGGAGGTGTTTATATATAACGTTACGATAAGATGTTA is a window encoding:
- the LOC133020890 gene encoding pyridoxal kinase-like encodes the protein MECRVLSIQSHVVRGYVGNKSASFPLQVLGFEVDSINSVQFSNHTGYSHWKGQVLTADELHVLYEGIKLNNVHHYDYVLTGYTRDTSFLEMVVDIVQELKRANPNLVYVCDPVLGDHGSMYVPQNLYPVYKNKVVPVADIITPNQFEAELLTGKNISTEKDAVEVMDLLHAMGPDTVVITSSDLPSRLGDRFLVSLGSQRKVRPDGSKTTQRVRIEVPKVDAVFVGTGDLFAAMLLAWTHHYPNDLKMACEKTFSVMHHVIQRTISYAHELAGPGRKPSPPQLELRMVQSKADIEDPAIVTEAKVIS